The Paenibacillus spongiae nucleotide sequence TTCTTCTGCAGCTCGTCGAATTTCGCGTTCCGCTGTTCTGCGGTCAGCTTCGGGCAGGTGTAGCAGTATTCGCCGTCGACCCGGCAGTAATACATGCAGCAGGAGGATCGGATAAGGACCTCTTTCCCCGGTTCGTAAGGACTTGCGGCATAGCGGGGGCGATGAACGTACGGATTTCTTCGGCGCTCGAATACGTCCGGACCGTCGAGCTCGGTCAGCACCTTGTAATCATGGTCGAATCGCTCCCTGACGATCGGCCGGGTATCGCGCTGCAGCAGATATTCCCGCATGGATAGCGTTCGGGATCCAAACTGGTTCCACATCAAGCTTGGCATGACCCCGGCGCATTGGGCGGCGGTGCGGATCAGGGGGCCGATAACCGTCTTATAGAGAGCGGTCAGCTCACGCTTTAAAAATGCCTCCCGCTGCTCATTCAGGTCCGGCACATCGGTCCACCGTATTTCATGAATGTGAGAATGGGCCAGCGCGTAATTGCCGTAAGGCACGATCTGGAACGTCAGGTTGGAGAGGGACAGATCGAGCAGCCGGTTATGCTGGGCAAGAACCAATTGTACCGCCGCACCTAGATTATAGATCGACAAGCCCATGAAGGAGGCCGGAAGCTCGGGGGAGGTGGCCTTCAGCAGCTCGTTGCTCCGTATAAGGGTCTGTTCCATACGCTCGGGCAAGAGCAGGTCTGCAGCCGGTATGGAATAGGCCGGATTAGCCGCGCCGCTGGCAGACATGCTGCAGAAGGATTCCAAAAGCGATAAGTCCATGGAGTGATCCAAAAGAGGTAAGCCTCCTTATCAGTAGGCTGAAGAGCAGCCCCGCTACAAATTGAGAATGATTATCATAATCGTATAAACATCATAAGTGATGCTTGAATAAGATGTCAATGAGCGGATGACTTGAACCTAAACTACTGAGAGGATATCGAAATCGCAATCCGATCAAAGCGGAGTTCGAAAGGAGCCGACCGGGCTAAAATTGAAATGATTACTGCTGCCTCAATCCATCAAGAAGACGCTTTTAAACTATGAAATTGATCGGTATTGGGCGATAATTGACGAAAATAGGCGGTAGTGATGGATTTATTTATTTTTACTCATAAATATGAACGAATATTGACGATTTTGCTATTTTTTAAGTATAATAATTGCATACTCGTGTTCCCATCTATACCTTTCCTCTAGCTTAGCGGAACGCTCTAGGAGGTTGTGAGAATGGTTGAGCTTAACGATCGAGAACTGATCTTCGTGTTTACCGGACCGGACGGCTCCGGCCGCAAGACGGTAGCGGACAGCGTCGGCACGACCTTCGGAATGCCGAAGGTGCTTTCTTATGCGACGAGGATGCCAAGACCCGGGGAAGTGAATGGGCAGGATTATCACTTCATCACTCCGGAATTGTACGAACTTATGGATAACGGCGGCGAGTTTATTGAGAGCGTTGCGCTTCAGAACAACCGGTACGGGCTGAAGGGGAGCGACATCGAGCAGAGCTTCCAGAAGGAAGGGTGCATCTACCTGGTCGTGAATCCCGAGGGCGCAGAGATCTTGAAACAGATGTACGGTGATCATGTCATCCGGATCTTTATCTATGCCGACCGCGCAACCGTTGAGAGCCGTGAACGGAAGCAGGGAATCGAAGAAGCGGTCATTGCCGATCATCTGGAGTATTACGAGATGGCAATGGCGTATCAATCGTCATGCGAGCATGCGTTTGAGAATTATGATCTGGCGCACACGGTATTCGATATTACGAACACATTGGAGCATTACCTGCAACGGGATCTGGTGGAGAGAGACTGAACATGATACGGACGCATATGGTGTGAAAGCCCGCCCTCGGATCGAGGAGCGGGC carries:
- a CDS encoding guanylate kinase → MVELNDRELIFVFTGPDGSGRKTVADSVGTTFGMPKVLSYATRMPRPGEVNGQDYHFITPELYELMDNGGEFIESVALQNNRYGLKGSDIEQSFQKEGCIYLVVNPEGAEILKQMYGDHVIRIFIYADRATVESRERKQGIEEAVIADHLEYYEMAMAYQSSCEHAFENYDLAHTVFDITNTLEHYLQRDLVERD